In the genome of Cercospora beticola chromosome 2, complete sequence, one region contains:
- a CDS encoding uncharacterized protein (BUSCO:EOG09264FYY): MADPPRPSSSSSNATSTLGQSALTATGPVGEPGLPPARPASETTSRDRDSRTSTQRSFRPMSRRDENSRPGSGVGGPTHVPSLAMQSAFRPMSSQKLQAQRGQNIAPPSSTQGGHRLQHSVDESGEDRRAHRLSLASINTARELASRDGASRDGDVPPLPSSGRGFSVSASTEPLFSPAAAPESVVSDQSQVPLDPIEKPPASESQPAPPPAYRNSLGWTSNKSNRERNAQQQLPQDNEKLSSPAKSPIKSTENTRTGRNYQYYAGNYLFFCLGRCLNTKAKPLNVVTGILTLLPAILFFVFSAPWLWENVSPAIPIIFAYVFFVAFSAFLHAEFSDPGVLPRNLHPHPPNPDEERDPLAVGPPTTEWVMVKTFPSRQMKVKLEEHAAENGAAGPNGAMTAMEVPTKYCKTCNIWRPPRAHHCRVCDACIETQDHHCVWLNNCVGRRNYRFFFAYIGFGSIMALLLMAFSLTHIGAYASQNEMSFGEALSGRTQERIAFAMFIYAVLALPYPGSLFGYHLFLIARGETTREYLNSHKFLPKDRHRPFSQSSILRNWLAVLMRPRPPSYLAFKKAYQHGDIRLGHTIPRKQRVEKEKLDAARSQSRVEGLKKRFSVPKGKFGGRSDLHAQANGGADRDVELKDLQGPPKTADSGIGGAQSVKSQQQQSQQQQQKSKTLPGGANSTPR, encoded by the coding sequence ATGGCCGACCCGCCGAGgccatccagctccagctccaatgCCACCTCCACTCTAGGCCAGTCCGCCCTGACAGCGACCGGACCCGTGGGAGAGCCAGGACTCCCGCCAGCGCGACCAGCCAGCGAAACCACGAGCCGAGACCGCGACAGCCGCACGTCGACACAGCGAAGTTTCCGGCCCATGAGCAGACGAGATGAGAACTCACGTCCGGGCTCGGGCGTGGGTGGACCTACTCATGTTCCGTCTCTCGCCATGCAGAGCGCATTTCGTCCCATGAGCTCGCAGAAGCTGCAGGCGCAACGCGGTCAGAACATCGCCCCTCCCAGCAGTACCCAAGGCGGGCATCGCTTGCAACACAGCGTAGACGAGAGCGGCGAGGACAGAAGAGCACATCGCCTTAGTCTGGCGTCGATCAACACAGCGCGAGAACTCGCTTCGCGGGATGGTGCCTCGCGCGACGGAGACGTGCCACCTCTGCCCAGCAGTGGCCGAGGCTTCTCTGTCTCTGCGAGCACCGAGCCACTATTCAGTCCAGCGGCCGCTCCGGAGAGTGTGGTCAGCGACCAGAGCCAAGTGCCATTAGACCCGATCGAGAAGCCGCCGGCTTCTGAATCCCAACccgcaccaccgccggcCTATCGGAACTCCTTGGGATGGACCTCGAATAAGAGCAATCGAGAGCGCAATGCGCAACAGCAATTGCCCCAAGACAACGAAAAGCTCTCATCGCCCGCAAAATCACCGATTAAATCGACGGAGAACACCCGGACAGGACGAAATTACCAATACTACGCAGGAAactatctcttcttctgccttgGACGATGCCTGAACACGAAAGCAAAGCCACTGAATGTCGTCACGGGCATCCTGACACTGCTCCCGGCGATTctgttcttcgtcttctctgcGCCATGGCTCTGGGAAAATGTGTCTCCGGCAATACCAATCATATTTGCTTACGTCTTTTTCGTGGCATTCTCAGCGTTCCTTCATGCGGAATTCTCTGATCCTGGAGTGCTGCCTCGAAATTTGCACCCACATCCTCCGAATCCGGACGAAGAGCGCGATCCCCTAGCCGTAGGACCACCAACGACAGAATGGGTCATGGTCAAGACATTTCCTTCTAGGCAGATGAAAGTCAAGCTGGAGGAACATGCCGCCGAGAACGGAGCTGCAGGACCAAACGGCGCAATGACTGCCATGGAGGTCCCAACAAAGTACTGTAAGACATGCAATATCTGGCGGCCTCCACGAGCACATCACTGCCGGGTCTGTGATGCTTGTATCGAAACACAAGATCATCACTGCGTTTGGTTGAACAACTGCGTCGGCCGCAGGAACTACAGATTTTTCTTTGCCTACATTGGCTTCGGCAGCATTATGGCTCTGCTTCTGATGGCCTTCTCCCTGACTCACATTGGCGCCTATGCCAGTCAAAACGAAATGTCCTTCGGAGAAGCCCTGTCTGGACGGACACAGGAGCGCATCGCATTCGCCATGTTCATCTACGCAGTCCTCGCACTTCCTTATCCAGGAAGTCTCTTTGGCTACCACCTTTTCCTCATCGCGAGAGGCGAGACCACACGCGAATACCTCAACAGCCACAAATTCCTACCCAAAGATCGACACCGGCCTTTTTCACAATCTTCTATACTCAGAAACTGGTTGGCAGTCCTCATGCGTCCGCGACCTCCAAGCTACTTGGCGTTCAAGAAAGCTTACCAGCACGGCGATATTCGACTCGGTCACACTATTCCTCGCAAGCAACGCGTCGAAAAAGAGAAATTGGACGCTGCTCGCAGTCAAAGCCGTGTGGAAGGACTGAAGAAGAGATTCAGTGTCCCCAAGGGCAAATTTGGTGGCCGATCCGACCTTCATGCGCAAGCTAACGGCGGCGCAGACAGGGATGTCGAGCTGAAGGATTTGCAAGGTCCGCCTAAGACGGCAGACAGTGGAATTGGTGGAGCGCAGAGCGTGAAgagccagcaacagcaatcacaacagcagcagcagaagagtAAGACTCTGCCCGGCGGAGCGAACAGTACACCGCGATAG